The genomic region TCGTTGGGCGCAGCGTTCCCGAGTCATTAACATGCACATAATCGGTGCCGTTATTGAGCAGAACGCTATATTCATTCGCCTGCGGTGTTGGCGCGGTATCGCTGGAAAAACTGCCACCATTCGTCAATACGCCATTATTGCTATTGCCCGAAGAATCCGCAGCATTCACGCCAGCGCCTTCATCAAATCCCAAATGCATAACAAGACCGGCATTATCAAACACACTGGCTTGGTTGCCATAAATTGTTACATCAGCAGGGTCGAGAAGGTATAGGCCTTTATTGCCTTTATCAGCGCGCAAATCAGCATAGCCAACTGCAACGAGGGTTTCTTTACCCGAGGTTTCCAAAAACCCGCCATTTCCTCCTAATTTACCGCCAAGGCTTGTGACATTGCCACGAAAATCTGTGGTTCCATCACTCCATATTATCGTACGTCCACCATCGCCGCTCTCAACTGCGTTATTGATGATATAAGACTGCGGAGAAACATATACATTTTCTGCGGCAGCCGTTGTGCCTTTGCCTAAATAATCCCCACCTATTTTAATGCTACCGCCGGCGCGGCGCTCATGCGCTAAAAACTCAGCTTCACTGCGTACAGATTTATTCGCTGTAAGAGTCGCACTTGCAAGCGATGGCTTATGCGTTGGCGTGGGTGCCGAATGGCCGGATGCCTCAAATACACTTCCCGCTAACACGGCAATATCATCTGCTGTAATTGTGATGCTACCGCCCTGTTCACCTGCATCTTTACCCGAAACATCCAAATGCGCCTGTGCCACAACAGTACTATATCCACTGCGCACTCCTTTTTGAGACGCATCATTATTTATCACAGCATTACTGCCTTCGGCGGCAATAATAATTTTACCTTCGTGCTGACTTACGGTGGGGGCATTTAACTCTCCCCGAACGGCGATTAAGCTGTCTACAATATCTTTTCCTGCTGCTGCGGTCAGGGCAATGGTGCCGCCTTCGGCATTAATCGTGCCGGTATTGTTCACTAATTGGGTTTTAACCGCATCGCTCACAGCAACTTCTAACAAGCCATCCCCGTATAAATCCACTGAAAGTGTATCTCCAGATGCTAATTGTACCTTGCCCAGCCGAGCATTAATCACCCCATGGTTTGCCACATGAGGCGCCACTAATCCTACTAATCCCGCTTCTTTCGCTGTAATCGTTCCGACATTCACCACTTCTGCATTAGGATTGCCAGGAATGTTGAAATCGAGTTTACCATTCATAAAGTCACGGTTACTAATGTCGGCAGTGGTAGCTAACAGCCCGTTTACATCCACCTGACTATCGGCGCCAAAAAACACGCCATTGGGGTTAACCAACATCACATTTCCGTTTGCGGTCAGTTTGCCCATAATTTTTGATGGGTCTGCGTTATGCACACGGTTAAGCGCTGTGGCTGAGCTGGACGGCTGCTGAAAGCGCGTATGCTCATCTACCGCAATATCAAATTTACGCCAATCAATCACCGCATTAGCACTATTCTGCTTAACGGTTAGCACTTTTCCTGCAGAAGAAATATTTGCATTACCCCCTGTGACTACCCCGCCTTCCGGGTTAGCCATGGAGGTGGCTGGCCATAACAAACTCAGCGCCAAAATACTCACGCTACGCAGTGCCAGAATATGAAAATTTGTGTTTCTCATATTTTTATTATATGGGGCTTTTGTTAACAATTAGTTAACAGGCTAATTTATATAAATTTTTTTAAAAATTAACGCCAAGCTGCATAATCAAACGCGGATTATCACCATCGCCGTATATGGGGGCAGATGCGTCTTTGGTTAGAGGCCAGGCTAGCCCTGCAGAGGCTTGAACTCCTGAAGGGTGCGCTGCATGCACCCCTAATCCTGCGGAGGCAGCAGATATATCACTTCCACCGGTATCTTCATTCCACACTTTACCAATGTCATAAAATACATACGGGCTGAGTGTCGTTTCAGCGATAGTGTTTGCATTGCGATAGCGCAACTCGATGGCAGCCGCAACGCCATGGTCTCCTGTCAGTTCTGATGAATCATAAGCGCGGCCAAATGCCTGCCCGCCATAGCCAAACTCTTCAGATGAATAAAGCGGTTGCGATGCCCATTGTGCAGCCAATTTTCCTGTAAGCAGATAATTTGCACCCAATGCTTGCTGGCGGATATAATTCATATTTACACTGGTAAAATCTGGCTCCGCCTCTGCACGAGACAGGTTCAAATTACCTGGCTTGCTGGCCGACAAAATATCCAGCCCTTGAGTTAGCTGCACATCAATAAAGTTATAGCCATTCCAACGGTCTTGCTTGTTATAAGACAGCCCCGTACGCAATCCCCGAATATCCTCTTGCATCAATATGTTGCCTCCCAATACCGTGCTGTCGGTATTTTTAGCAAATGCTTTAATGAAAAGCTTCAGATCCTCCTGACGCTGATAGATGGGATGGTAGATACCGCCGAAAGAAATATCTTTTGAGCGGCTATCAATATCGTTAGCAGCAAGATTTGATCCGGGATTTGCCTTTACATAGCTCCCCGCAAATTCCAGCGCCCAATTCGGTGTAAATACGTATTGGTGACTAATAGAGCCGTATTTTAATTCGTCTGCAGGGAGTGATGAAAGCACTGAGAAAGTGGTTACATGACCAGGAGCAAAACTTCGTTGATGGGTTGCAATTGATTGATATGGCCCTAAAAAGCGCGATCCATAGTTATTTAACTCCAACAAAGTCAACGCCGCCGTTGGTGCGGCAGTAAGCACTAGCCGTGTTTCTCCTTCGCGGCCATATCCCAATGGCTCCAGCAATGCACGAAAGCTGTACCCATGCAACGCATTTAAACGAAGCAAAATTTCTTCCAGTTTTTTACTGGCAATCGGTTTGCTGTTTTTTATATTACTAATCAAATTTCGAATATATGACGTTTTGCTGAGTTGCGGGTCATCAAACTGCACTTCGCCTACAAACCCCTCCACCACAACTATAGTGATTTCACCATTTTCGATCTCTTGTGCCGGAACATAGGCGCGAGACAGAAAATAGCCCTTTTCACGATAAAGATTTGTCAATTCTTCGGCAAATTGCCAAACTTTACTCAGTGGAATTTCTTGATCAATTGACGATTGGTATATTGACTTATAAGTATCTTCACTAAAAGCGCGTGCTCCTTTGAGCCGAATACTTTTTAAAGTAAATTTTACAGATGCTGCATTTTCCGGCACTGCACGATCGGATGGCTCGGGCGTTACAATTTGTGGAATATTTGTGGTATCGTCATCAAAATCAGGTTGTCTGGCTTGCGGGTCTATACGGCCTGCATCGGCAGGACCCGGCACTCCTTGCGAAAATGCAGTATTATGCGCACCAGCGCAAACCGCTATGCTTAAAGCTATGGATAGAAAAATTTGCCGCTTTTGCATGTCTCTACATGAGTTATTATTGTTCTATCTTGCACTATAGCATTGTGTAATTATTGCGTTTTGTCAAAAACTAATTACTTAACCCCCATAAAGTTGCTACTTAATTCTTCTTCCATGCGACATTGTATAAATCAAAACGGCGGTCTTTTAAATTTTGCACCGTTCCGGTATTGCGACTCATAATCAGGCTTTCCAGACGCAAATCTGCAAAGGCGATCATTTCGGTATTTGCGGCACATTCTGCTGCGATTCCATCGCGGGCAAATGGAAAATCGCAGGGGGTAAATACGCCGCTCTCGGCATAGTGAATATCCATATTCTCCACATCAGGCAAGTTGCCCACTACACCCGCAGTAACAACGTACATTTGATTTTCTATCGCCCGTGCCTGACAGCAATAGCGTACGCGCAAGTGGCCTTGTCGCTCATCGGTGCAATATGGCACAAACAAAATCATTGCCCCTTGATCGGCCAGATAACGGGATGGCTCAGGGAACTCGCTATCATAGCAAATCTGTACGCCAATGGGGCCACAATCGGTTTCGATAGCA from Alphaproteobacteria bacterium harbors:
- a CDS encoding BamA/TamA family outer membrane protein; this encodes MQKRQIFLSIALSIAVCAGAHNTAFSQGVPGPADAGRIDPQARQPDFDDDTTNIPQIVTPEPSDRAVPENAASVKFTLKSIRLKGARAFSEDTYKSIYQSSIDQEIPLSKVWQFAEELTNLYREKGYFLSRAYVPAQEIENGEITIVVVEGFVGEVQFDDPQLSKTSYIRNLISNIKNSKPIASKKLEEILLRLNALHGYSFRALLEPLGYGREGETRLVLTAAPTAALTLLELNNYGSRFLGPYQSIATHQRSFAPGHVTTFSVLSSLPADELKYGSISHQYVFTPNWALEFAGSYVKANPGSNLAANDIDSRSKDISFGGIYHPIYQRQEDLKLFIKAFAKNTDSTVLGGNILMQEDIRGLRTGLSYNKQDRWNGYNFIDVQLTQGLDILSASKPGNLNLSRAEAEPDFTSVNMNYIRQQALGANYLLTGKLAAQWASQPLYSSEEFGYGGQAFGRAYDSSELTGDHGVAAAIELRYRNANTIAETTLSPYVFYDIGKVWNEDTGGSDISAASAGLGVHAAHPSGVQASAGLAWPLTKDASAPIYGDGDNPRLIMQLGVNF
- a CDS encoding filamentous hemagglutinin N-terminal domain-containing protein — translated: MRNTNFHILALRSVSILALSLLWPATSMANPEGGVVTGGNANISSAGKVLTVKQNSANAVIDWRKFDIAVDEHTRFQQPSSSATALNRVHNADPSKIMGKLTANGNVMLVNPNGVFFGADSQVDVNGLLATTADISNRDFMNGKLDFNIPGNPNAEVVNVGTITAKEAGLVGLVAPHVANHGVINARLGKVQLASGDTLSVDLYGDGLLEVAVSDAVKTQLVNNTGTINAEGGTIALTAAAGKDIVDSLIAVRGELNAPTVSQHEGKIIIAAEGSNAVINNDASQKGVRSGYSTVVAQAHLDVSGKDAGEQGGSITITADDIAVLAGSVFEASGHSAPTPTHKPSLASATLTANKSVRSEAEFLAHERRAGGSIKIGGDYLGKGTTAAAENVYVSPQSYIINNAVESGDGGRTIIWSDGTTDFRGNVTSLGGKLGGNGGFLETSGKETLVAVGYADLRADKGNKGLYLLDPADVTIYGNQASVFDNAGLVMHLGFDEGAGVNAADSSGNSNNGVLTNGGSFSSDTAPTPQANEYSVLLNNGTDYVHVNDSGTLRPTNVTLSAWVKYNSVNGTHVIIGKQEGTGNGNSYGFWY